In the Hyla sarda isolate aHylSar1 chromosome 9, aHylSar1.hap1, whole genome shotgun sequence genome, agaacaacagtaactttattaaattgctggaaaactaattccaacaaaatagcaaaaccgttggcaaaaactgatgcaaacggatagaaccgtacggggaaaaaccgtatacgttttaatttggagtcatacggttgtatacagttgcatacggtttttgccaaaCGTTTTTTagcgaaaaaccgtatacgggaaccatatttgaaaaactttgtgtgaacccagccttatcctgcataaatgagttcagctttcaggtgctccagtgggctggaaaaggtggatacaatcctaggagactcttttctaggactgtatccaccttttccagcccaccggagcaccggaaagctgaactaatttatgcaggataagtcatcaactgctgagccgagaagttcgtgacgaatcgaatttactgtaagttcgctcatctctagtagtgaccACAGATTGACATCTTATACAGAGTCCTTCACGTGTAAAGACTTTCCTTCGTATATCCCGTCGGGAGCGCCGCACCCAGCACTTAAGTGTATAAAAAGCGTATAAACAATAGCGTTCACCTTAGGACCAATGATCTTACAAAAGCCACAAAGCTAAATATACACGACGTGAGGTCACAGAGGTCTCTAGGGAAAGCCAAATAAACAATGCCTGGCACCACCTATGCCCGCCCGAGATTTTGTTACCCAAATGGAGTAAACAGCGAGGGTACGGTCCGACCCCGTCAGGCTGGTTCACAGGTAATGACacgccctttaaaggggtactccggtggaaaacattttttttttaaatcaactggtgccagaaagttatacagatttataaattacttctattaaaacatctttaccctttcagtacttattagcagctgtatgctacagaggaaattcttttctttttgaatttctttttttttttcctcttgtccacagtgctctctgctgacacctctgtccatgtcaggaactgtccagagcagcataggtttgctatggggattttctctggctctggacaggtcctgatagggacagaggtgtcagcagagagcactgtggacaagacaaaaaagaaattcaaaaagaaaagaatttgctctgtagcatacagcttctaaaaagtcctggaagggtgaagattttttaatagaagtcatttacaaatctgtttaactttctggcaccagttgatttaaaaaaaaaaaaaaagttctccacctgagccggagtacccctttaagggtagaccAGACATGAACTGTGTTTACTACAACATTTATGGATGAGTCTTTTCTGCTTTTTGCGCTTATTATGTTTATTCGTAGACGGGAGAGATAAGAAATCCAGACCCCGCAGGTGATAttcagtgtctaacatttcgccgCTCTAAGATTAGCCAGAGAGTCAGCGGCTGAGTCAGTGGCTCCCCGGCACCTCGCCAGAACATTTCGAGGTCATGTAATTGCACATTGGGCCGGTTATTCATTGTTGGCGAAAGAGCAAATCATTCAAAAaggaggcaaaaaaaataaagaaaaacgtcTGCGGGCTCCAGATGCCGACTGGCTACGGCTCGTGTACCTCAACGATGTGGTTTCCTTTTATGTTAAGAACGGTGCTGGATCCGTCACATGGTGGGACACAACAGAGCCCGGTATAAGTCAATGGGGACTAACAGGGTTGGTTTGGTTCCAGCACAGTGTCCAGTGTTTGACTGGAAGAATAGCAGCGCTATATATAAACCCTCATGAGCCGGTGCATCCAAACTTTATGGGACCCAATCCCTGATAATGGATGATTTGGTGACACACTGTCCAGTGTTGCGTGTTTTGGTGACCCAGTTCCCCATACTGAGTGGTTTGGTGATACAGTCCCCGATGTTGAGTGGTTTGGTGATACAGTCCCCGATGTTGAGTGGTTTGGTGATACAGTCCCTGATGTTGAGTGGTTTGGTGATACAGTCCCCGATGTTGAGGGGTTTGGTGATACAGTCCCTGATGTTGAGTGGTTTGGTGATACAGTCCCTGATGTTGAGTGGTTGGTGATACAGTCCCAGATGTTGAGTGGTTGGTGATACAGTCCCAGATGTTGAGTGGTTGGTGATACAGTCCCTGATGTTGAGTGGTTTGGTGATACAGTCCCTGATGTTGAGTGGTTTGGTGATACAGTCCCTGATGTTGAGTGGTTTTATGATGCAGTCCCTGATCTTGAGTGGTTTGGTAATACAGTCCCTGATGTTGAGTGGTTTTGGTGATGCAGTCCCTGATCTTGAGTGGTTTGATGATGCAGTCCCTGATGTTGAGTGGTTTGGTAATACAGTCCCTGATGTTGAGTGATTTAGTGATGCAGTCCCCGATGTTGAGTGGTTTGGTGATACAGTCCCTGATGTTGAGTGGTTTGGTGATACAGTCCCTGATCTTGAGTGGTTTGATGATGCAGTCCCTGATGTTGAGTGGTTTGGTAATACAGTCCCTGATGTTGAGTGATTTAGTGATGCAGTCCCTGATGATGTTGAGTGGTTGGTGATACAGTCCCTGATGTTGAGTGGTTTGGTGATACAGTCCCCAATGTTGAGTGGTTTGGTGATACAGTCCCTGATCTTGAGTGGTTTGATGATGCAGTCCCTGATGTTGAGTGGTTTGGTAATACAGTCCCTGATGTTGAGTGATTTAGTGATGCAGTCCCCGATGTTGAGTGCTTTGGTGATACAGTCCCTGATGTTGAGTGGTTTGGTGATACAGTCCCCGATGTTGAGTGGTTTGGTGATACAGTCCCTGATGTTGAGGGGTTTGGTGATACAGTCCCTGATGTTGAGGGGTTTGGTGATACAGTCCCCGATGTTGAGGGGTTTGGTGATACAGTCCCTGATGTTGAGGGGTTTGGTGATACAGTCCCTGATGTTGAGTGGTTTGGTGATACAGTCCCTGATCTTGAGTGGTTTGATGATGCAGTCCCTGATCTTGAGTGGTTTGGTGATACAGTCCCTGATCTTGAGTGGTTTGATGATGCAGTCCCTGATCTTGAGTGGTTTGATGATGCAGTCCCTGATCTTGAGTGGTTTGGTGATACAGTCCCTGATCTTGAGTGGTTTGGTGATACAGTCCCTGATCTTGAGTGGTTTGATGATGCAGTCCCTGATGTTGAGTGGTTTGGTGATACAGTCCCTGATGTTGAGTGATTTAGTGATGCAGTCCCTGATGATGTTGAGTGGTTTGGTGATACAGTCCCTGATGTTGAGTGGTTTGGTGATACAGTCCCTGATGTTGAGTGGTTTGGTGATACAGTCCCTGATGTTGAGTGGTTTGGTGATACAGTCCCTGATGTTGAGGTCCTTAAAGAGTGCGAGAAGTTCATAAAGTAAATAATTTTTCGGAAACATTAACTTTGGGGTCCTGGTCCTCCTGCTGGTTCTTTACCATTACTTGTGACCCTCATAATCTTGTCTATACCTTATAATAATGCACAATGTCTGTCggtcccgggcatgctgggtgttgtagttttgcaacatctggaggtccgcaggttgtagaccactgttagaggaagttgtactcacctgtccccgccgctccggaccgtcaccgctgcccgggatgtcgccgtccatcgctgtcgccgtgtccccgtggtgtccccgacgctccggcaaggcctctgcttcccctgcatcctcgctctccatcgccgccatcatgtcactatgcacgccgctcctattggatgatgggacggagtgcgcagcgacgtgatgacgacgatatagagcgccgacgatgcagaggatcccgaagaggacgcgccggagccccatggacaggtaagtgatcgtcagcggaccacacggggcaccgtaaacacctatccggtggcagctgaagcagtctgcgctgccggatagccgtttatgtgatggccccgacatacaaaagcatcgcatgttgatgctgcctctgagagtgatcgcatgttgaaatgatcgtatgtcggggcaggtcggggggggggggggggtcactgtatatagcaCTGCCTGTCACTATAGTCAGTGACCTCATATAATAGAGTGTGAACAGAGACATAAATATCATAGATCCAAAGTAATAAAAGCagatatatatatcaccaccaaGTGCTCACAGCGAAGTATATAAATGCGGTAACATTGCGGTATACGGATGGTGCATGCAGGACAATGGCGGATTAATATCTAAAGGTCCACACCACCACCTAGTGGCCAAATACCAAATATACCCAAAACatgatccctccaggaacataaaaTGTTTAAAACTGTGCAAATAGTCATCAATAAAGTTATGTTTCCCTTAAGCAGTAATACACatggcaggcttagatacatcacctcagcatacagtatcacacatgacagacttAGAtactcatcagacagtatcacacatgatgataGGCTTGGATACTTTATCTCAGCAGATGGTATCACACGTCATGCTTAGACTCTCTGGCccgcagactgtatcacacattataggcttagatactctagctcagcagacagtatcacatatgacagGTATAGATACACAAGCTTAGCAGATAGTATTACACAGGGCAGGCTTAGATAAACtggctcagaagacagtatcacaagGCAGGCTTAGATAAACtggctcagaagacagtatcacacatgacaggcttagatactcgtgcttagcagacagtattacacatgGTAATCCTCCAAACACTAGCTCTGAATACAGTATTACACTGGtatggcttagatacaccagcttggCAGACAATATctaacatgacaggcttagatacagcatctcAGAAGATAGTATAATATATTACAAGCTTAGGTACActggctcagtagacagtatcacacatgacaagcttagatacatcacctcagcagacagtattatgcatgacaggcttagatacatcgcctcagcatacagtatcacacatgacaggcttagatacatcgcctcagcagacagtatcacacatgacaggcttagatacatcacctcagcagacagtatcacacatgacaggcttagatacatcgcctcagcagacagtatcactcatgacaggcttagatacagcatttCAGAAGAAGATCGTACATAACAAGCTTAGGTACTCtggctcagcagacaatatcacacatgacTGGCTTAGATACCCTGGAATACAATAGACTTGCATATaccagctctgcagacagtatcactctAGGAAGGATAAGATACCCGGCTTACCAAAAAGTATCACACAATAGGCTAAGATACACTAGAATCACACCATCATAGGCTTCCATATACCAGCTTAGTTAATATAGCGTATGACatgcttagatacatcagctcagaagACTTGTATCACTTCtgattggcttaaaggggttctccaccataaggtaattttagtacttacctggcagaccgtaatggacatgcttaggaaggatctgcgcttgtctcggggttgaatggctatgttgtgagtccaccataacactgtggctttttgtgaactggctatttcctgttggagttcgttctatcaaactacaattcccataattccttgtttgtaagtgtgaggtcacttttctccctcccacacatcagccaccccacccactgaaacacacctgtgctgccttcaatgcaatagactagtgttttctaaccagggtgcctccagctgttgcaaatgcttgcgcaatgatcttcctcccacccagcggtcgctccacccattgaatcacagacaggctccctctgaacacctgactagtgatgttatgTCTCGGGCCCCActgaaacctgggaaaacctgagacctgagtcattttgtatgctgttaaaaataaacattggggcaaaaatcacattagaattgcgagaccaccatgaaacacagggacagacactatattatgaattacactaactttacagcccctgtagcatagtcaaagaaaaaaatttaaataaaaaacacggaatacccctttaaatacattgcagtgtaaatgtacatcctaatAACAACACTGCAGAGAAGAAGAATAGGAAAAATGTATTCAACTATAAATCGGAGCCGGCAGATAACCCCGACAGGTTGTGATATGGGGGGGTGTGACCAgcagtattatgggggggggggggctgtggttgtctctgttaaaggggcactccattagaaaacttttttaaaatttttttttttatgaactggtgccagaaagttaaacagatttgtaaattccttctatttaaaaaatcttaatcctttcagtactttttagcagctgtacgctacagaggaaattctgttctttttgaatttctttttttgtcttgtccacagtgctctctgctgacacctgatgcccgtatcaggaactgtccagagcaggagaaaatccccacagcaaacctatgctgctctggacagttcctgacacggacagaggtgtcagcagagagcactgtggacaagacaaaaaagaaattcaaaaagtaaagaatttcctctgtagcatacagctgctaataagtactgaaaggattaagattttttttttttttttttttttttttttatagaagtaatttacaaatctgtttaactttctggcaccagttgattaaaaaaaaaaaaaaaaaaagttttccaccggagtacccctttaaggggtcactATGACATCTGCCGTGTGAGCTGCCTCCAAAAGCTACTGCAAAGTTTAGGATATAAAACAGACTTTGGGGCCCTCTAGTGGTCATTCTGTAGAATACCAGCAGCACAAAGTTGGATTACATACGATATTACGGTATGTACTGGAGGGTCAAGGAGTATCCCGGGCAGGCCTGGTGCCAAAATTTTTGCACCCcttggcgaaagctaattttgccgctccttgaccccgcccattagCGCCTCCTGATGTATGGAGGGGCACGTGATGTCAAGATGTTGCATGAACCTGACCTTAGTGATCGCCCCATCTGACTCAGAGGTGGcgctgcgctcctccagcaggccgAAAAATGAAGATTATTATAGTACGTGGGTAGTGTGGGTAGTGTGGTGAGGGTTTTGCTTGATGGGCGGGTGCTTTGGATGTTGGCTTACTTTATTGCAGTaggcagagcggtgcccccatcaagagggcgctctagccggctgcctattttgccaatAGGCAAAGCCGGCCCTGATCCCAGGGAGTATggcagtgttgcaaaactacaactcccagcatgcccggacagccgttggctgtccgggcatgctgggagttgtagttttgcaacagctggaggcaccctggtttgggaaacagTCTTCGAAGGTCTTCAGGTCACCCATGGTGGGTAgagtatgattaaaggggtattccagggaaaaactttcttatatatatcaactggctccagaaagaaaaaatcttaaatcttttcagtacttatgagcttctgaagttaaggttgttcttttctgtctaaatcctctctgatgacacgtgtctcgggaaacgcccagtttagaagaggttttgctatggggatttgcttctatactgggcggttcccgagacaggtgtcatcagagagcacttagacagaaaagaacaacctaaacttcagaagctcataagtactgaaaggattaagattttttttaatagaagtaatttacaaatctgtttaactttctggagccagttgatatgttcaaaaaaagttttttcctggaatacccctttaatggccgccCTTATGTCCCCGGATCATCACCTATCAATACtctgtggctgtctgggcatgctgggagttatagttttgcaacagctggaggcaccttgggaaACACCGTCTTCGAAAGTCTTCAGGTCACCCATGGTGGGTAGAGTATGATTAATGACCATCCTTATGTCCCCGGATCATCACCTATCAAtactctggctgtccgggcatgctgggagttgtagttttgaaacagctggaggcaccctggttgggaaacaccatctTCGAAAGTCTTCAGGTCACCCATGGTGGGTAGAGTATGATTAGTGCTGGGAATttaagttttgaaacagctggaggcaccctggttgggaaacactgtcccccCCGACTCATCGTGTATCAATACTCAGTATTGGCTGGTGATACCGATTTTATTAAAAttcaatacaaataaaaaaaatctaacgcTCCACCGCATTGTTGTGGTCTATGCTTCCGAGGCCAAATGGATACATCGTCTTCTGTCAAATACAAGCGCAGCAGGAACAGCAAAACCAGTTTTTACAGCAAATCCTCCTGGGAAACCGCGGCTCGGACACAGACTCTTGGCAGTTGCCCGTCGGTTGTCGGCTGACCGGCACGTTCTTAGAAAATACTTTGAGTTCGGTGTCTGTATCCAGAGCCTTGCTGGCCAATCTCGGGCTATCCTTCTCAGATTTGACCGCCAGAAAAGCGGCCAGGTCTAAGTCCAGCATGGCCACCCCTCCCCGGGGCGTCGGAGTGTTCTGGCGACACTGCGGACACGGGATCCATCTTTGCTCGTTGCTCACCGAGTCAAGCTTCCGGATACAGGCCTGGCAAAAGGTGTGGTTGCAGTACAGCCGCCGGGGCAGCCGGTTGGACAGATTATAGCTGGAGAAGCAGACGATGCAGTCGATTTTACGACTGTTCCTTTTCTCTTCCTCGACGGCCGCCGGATTTCCAGTTACGCCGAGATCAGTTTTGTCAGAGCATTCGGGGTTGTTGTTACTGTGATACATGCTCAACCTGGAGAAAGAGGGTGGAAAAGAATAAATACGTGAAAGAAAATGGCTCATCCGGCATCAGCACAAAACCACATAATAATCTGGGATATCACAGTGTTACAATATTGCAGTTCTCACACTGGCCACCAGATGTCAGCACATTATACTTCTCTGGTCAAGAAGACTTCCTCACTTTACAGTCTGCTGTGATGCTTCATGACAAATATTAGTTAAATCGTACCTgtcaattaaaaaatgaatttgacatgtcacatgtaaaaagtttttatcAGTCAGTCAGGGTCTTAAAGCTGAAACCCCCACCGATTTCtgtggcatgtcaaaagttttttttaacccccttctcgctataggacgtatgcatatgtcccagcatCAGACATGTTCGcgcactgggacgtatgcatatgtccaagcgatctcctgcactgccgcgggcagcgcaggagatcggcggcgggacccggctgtcaatcacagccggggacccgctgcaGCTGCCGATCCCGGTAGCATTAACCCCCATAGATATCGGGATCAATCCTGAttatggcatctatggtgttgacagggggagcgctctgcCCCTGTTCTCTAACGGCGGCGCCGAGATACGATCGCGGgtcaccgttggttgctatggcagcaggaggtcagatgatgtcatactgtgctgcagtacaaatgtattatagcagagtataacctgtaaaaagtgaaaaataaaataataaaaggttgtttaatacatgtatgaagtgtaaacaaaaaaaaaatgcccctttcccaataaaaccctgtattgtcatcaaaaaaactataatgtaaattatcccgcacggtaaacaccgtaaaaaaaaaaacaacaaaaaagcgcaaaattcgccaattttggtacaaatagcagaataaaaaagatcaaaaggtagcaggtatcgcaaaaatgataccaataaaaagtagagctcataccgcaaaaaataagccctcattcaatggcgtcggacaaatttttttttttttttttacggctgttggaaaatgaatggcaggaaaaaaatttgatcagaaaaggaaaaagaacatagaaagcgatataaaatgtgtatcgccataatcgtactgacccacagaataaatctaacatcacttttaccgcacagttaacaccataaaaaaataaataaaacgccagaaattttcctgtttttcacaatattttggagtttttcacaaaaagttctgcatgtgtcaacaaaaatgcaccacttatataaagtacaatatgtcacgaaaaaaacattctcacaatcgctccgctcagaaaaagcattctaaagttattaccatttaaagagacccagtcaaataaaataaactaaatagcctggtcattaaaggggtactccgctgctcatcatttagaacaaactgtcacgccccctcccatagacttgcatcgagggggcgtggctatgatgtcacaagctcccggcgccggctccagcgttcggaacagtttgttctaaacgctgagcagcggagtacccctttaaggtaaaaaaaaaaaatgggtccgtccttaaggggttaatgacagatacacttagatggacactgtcagattcagAAAACCTTTTTctatgttgcacatcttggcaaaacattaacctttctaatatatttcataaaaatgtgtatttccttttcatagaaataatggcttgtaaaaaaaaagaccactaggggtccccataccatccagaacataatcctgtccggctgcagcatcatctttgtccctactgaagcacaggcagggacaaagtccaggaagtcagggcgggactagcactcctatgtgctcactcctgtcttatcAGACTACAGAAGAGAGGAGGGGCTACAGGCCTGCAATCACTGGATTAAGCACAGCACAGTAGACtcggggaggaagtgaatgcatggtgagtgaaggcgggctcagcgcttcctcggacacgtcccttcctgagcagtggatgccagAATGAGTGAGAAGcagaatacagaagctagacacataaaaatacttGTAAAGAATCATCACGACCtagtgaggaacatatagaagcattattttttttatgtgatatgacacttaaaggggtactcccctggaaaaccttttcttttaaatcaactggtgccagaaagttaaacagatttgtaaattacttctattaaacaatttcccccataaaagccctgggaggacttctctctcttagtccctgagtctttgctgaggtgcagtcgatcctaagagtctggagtcatcggagcctcaagtccagtctacagccacaagatacaagtctacaagtaactaCAGTCCCAGcttagtcagtcaagtcaaagtcatctgtcaagtcaacgtgggctgcacttgtaatgtcccagtacaggatataaccctgtacagtacttaggccctgtcaggttgagtccctcagtgtctCCCCCAGTACTGAAGCTAGTGTTACTGTGTATAGTCAGTACAATGTTATGTACtatgtgtataaagtataaaggacctttggagttatcacatgttatgttatcacatgttacccagagagcaccagttgaccacctgacctgcagcttgacctatgggcttcttgctcagccccctttataagaggggcggccattacaatctctctcttacaccatcactactgctgaggaacagcaaagcacagacaccTCAGATCCAGCATCCAGTCCACCCGGAGGCCTCGTGCCTgcacatgtcagtaagtccagACATCTATGTCTACTGTCTCCACCTACAACCAAGTCAAGTTACCAgacaagtcaattatagtcagagtggctgcatcgaagtcccagcaagctgcacgGCCCTTTCCATGTTACTGGCtgactctctgggatcctggccgagctgtaaagactataataactatctaacctcagtaaagtctccattaaccataacctggtcgtggactcttcttcccctgcctaaccttgggataacggggatatcgtttgggtggttaccgatccccaaaaaccactctggcgtcacgaacattaggggttaataacatcttgcccctggagttaataccatctgccccatccacctacacccttcacGCAACGTGGTCCCCCCACAACTCGGGGTCACCACACACTAAATTGTCCCTGTGGTAGCCTTggagggtgtagggtagttgggatgttgtggtagatgaggggttaatgttaaccctatagttcgtgatgccaggctgagggctagtatgctgaggtaatcctccggcctatcgccgcccttcccagaaacgataggtgcatgtaataaaatgactgaaggtccacaaggtacttgaact is a window encoding:
- the RNF224 gene encoding RING finger protein 224; this translates as MYHSNNNPECSDKTDLGVTGNPAAVEEEKRNSRKIDCIVCFSSYNLSNRLPRRLYCNHTFCQACIRKLDSVSNEQRWIPCPQCRQNTPTPRGGVAMLDLDLAAFLAVKSEKDSPRLASKALDTDTELKVFSKNVPVSRQPTGNCQESVSEPRFPRRICCKNWFCCSCCACI